The region ttgcttaaaatatttgatatttgaatgtttttacttATTCAAATACTCAAAAATACTTTCATacctacagtgctgtgaaaactgTACTTGCCcccttttatatttatttattttttcctctgtggtgacatttaaatatataacATCAACTACATTTCAATCTcagaaaggaaaaacaagagTGAACATAAAatttagttttcaaatgatgacaaAGCTTTTCAAACCTGACTGGCCCTGTGTGAATTAGGTAACACCCCCATTGTTacatcatgaattaactgttgTTAGCCACATTTGAGttcattttcatttgaaaacacCCAGGCCTGATAATTCCCTAACATGTAGGCTCAAAAACACACttacctgtctgacaacacgaAGTTGGTGAAAAGAtttcaaaaaataatataatacagCATGTTATATTCTGAAGAAACTCAGGAacagttgaaaaacaaaatcatgacaTCTATTAGGAATCCGTAACAAAGCTATTACTGTTCCTAAGGGACTCCAGCGAGCCACAGTCTGAGCCTTAcccacaaatgaagaaaacatggaacagtgaaccttcccaggagttgCCAGCCTCCAAGTGCCAATTGACAGCTCAACTACTAGTTCACCAACGAAAACAGAATAATGTATAAAGCACAGGAGGCCTCACTTAgagcagttgttgctgccaagggtggcattaggtttagggtaatttacataaaattcacatagggccaggttggtttggattgttttttttctcttaataccATCACCATTtataaactgctttttgtatttactcaggtcatTTCAGTATAATATTAAAAGTTGTTtaattatctgaaacatttaggttaacaaaaaagcaaaaacagaaaaaatctgtaGGGGACAAATACttgtttttgcattgttttgtttggttATGTAACCACTGCTTGAACAGGCTGAATTCATgggtttttaaatgtattttttgatcAAATTCATTATCTTTGTACatgatttttctcttttatataATCCAATCCTTTAGGAGATTTTAATTTATGCATAGGTTTCTCAGTGAAAAAGCCTAAATACATTGATCCAAACTGTCACTTCACATGACGCTGTGTATGCAATTTAGCACGGCTTCTTAACATGGACCTCCCGCCTGACAGTCCTCAGGTTAATGGTGTGAAAACAGGGACCCTGCTTTCCCCAACCTGTCAAGTGGTAATTGGCCAGCAGTTTCCCTTAATAGCAGTGTGCCACAGAGACTGCAAACACTTCTTAAACTGTGTACAAAGTAATTGGTGAAGAGCAAATACAAAGGGCACACATAAACATGAATCCCCtttttatgtaacattttattatcaATATAAATATGGTACAAATCTTATGATCGAGGCTTATTATCCactttgtgcttttgtttttatattgcaGGTTATTCATCTGTACACAtgagagagacagaaaaagaagagaaCTGTCAGAATCACCAAGATGAAACACTTTAATGATGGTAGCCTCTGAGGACAAAAGCTCAAGACAAGCTGAGGTGGTGAAGTCTCCTTTTGAACATTGCCtcaagtttgccacaagcataTATCAATGAGAAGAAACTGAAAGAAGACAGccaacatttttttctgattggTACATGGGGACAATATGCATCATCACACATCCATCAATAAAAGCAAGACATGTAATAGCAATTATTTTGGCTCTGAAAACAGTTGAACATCCTGCTGATTCCCTAATAGGATCACATCAAGGTACTAAAACAGTTGTAGTATTGagccattttgatttttttgtcccTATACATAACTTTCAGAAAAGCACAAATGGCCTGCAGATCAGGCATGGTAATGAGTGCCTTGTTTTGGTCTGTAACTATTTTAAGTTTGACTCACATTGGCAGAGTAAGTGGCGATTGCTGGTTAATTGAAGGCGAAAAGGGCTTTGTGTGGCTTGCAATTTGCAGCCAAAATCAACCACCTTATGAGGCCATCCCACAGCATATCAATAACACCATTGTTGACCTTCGtctgaatgaaaacaaaatcaagagTATCCATTATTCTTCTCTCAGTCGCTTTGCCAACTTGACCTACCTGAACCTAACCAAGAATGAGATCTCATACATAGAGGATGGAGCCTTCTCTGCTCAGTTTAACTTGCAAGTTCTCCAAATGGGCTTCAACAAGTTACGAAACCTGACAGAAGGGATTCTCCGGGGTTTAGGAAAGCTGCAGTACCTCTACCTCCAGGCGAACTTGATTGAAACTGTGACACCTAATGCCTTTTGGGAATGCCCCAACATAGAAAACATTGATCTGTCCATGAACCGAATCCAGCAGTTAGATGGGTCCACGTTTGCAAGTCTTACTAAGCTTACCACCTGCGAGCTGTACACAAACCCTTTTAATTGCTCGTGTGAGTTGCTGGGGTTTGTGAAATGGCTTTCAACTTTCCCAAACCGGACAAATGAGCGGATGGTCTGTGACTCTCCACGTGGTGTCGCGGGTTACAGCTTATTGAGCCAGAATCCTCACAACCCTGCGTACCGAAATGCACTTCACATGCTAACTACTGTGTGTACCGATGACTACGTGACACCATTTATTACTGTGTCTATGGAGTCCACAACGCTACCACCTGACTCAACACTTTGTGGGCTGGAAGACTGTCCCTCAGGCACAGAACCAGAGGACATAACAGTCAGTACAACTGAAAATGATGTGCAAGGAACCCCTCTGATGAAAGTAAAGGAAGTAACAAACACAGGTGCCACCATTACGGTTCAGATTCCTCATCCCTACAAGAAGATGTACATTCTGGTTCTTTACAACAACAGCTTTTTCACAGACATTCAAAACCTGAAAGACATAAAAGAAGACATTGAGCTTAAAAACCTTAAACCCCATACCAACTACACATACTGTGTTGCTTCAATACGTAATTCTCTTAGACACAACCACACATGTCTAATAGTCTCCACCAGCCCTCGGATTGGAAATGACCCAGTTGTAAACAACGCAACCGCTACTCACTATATAATGACTATTTTGGGCTGCCTTTTTAGCATGGTGATTTTTCTGGGAATTGTTTATTATTGCTTACGAAGGAAGCGTCAACAAGATGAAAAGCGAAGGAAATCTGGCAGTCTTAAGAAAAATATAATGGAACTCAAGTATGGACAAGAACTAGAAGGTGGGACTATTTCTCGAATGTCACAGAAGCAGCTGCTGGCCGGAGAGAGTATGGCCCGTA is a window of Girardinichthys multiradiatus isolate DD_20200921_A chromosome Y, DD_fGirMul_XY1, whole genome shotgun sequence DNA encoding:
- the LOC124864047 gene encoding protein ELFN1-like: MACRSGMVMSALFWSVTILSLTHIGRVSGDCWLIEGEKGFVWLAICSQNQPPYEAIPQHINNTIVDLRLNENKIKSIHYSSLSRFANLTYLNLTKNEISYIEDGAFSAQFNLQVLQMGFNKLRNLTEGILRGLGKLQYLYLQANLIETVTPNAFWECPNIENIDLSMNRIQQLDGSTFASLTKLTTCELYTNPFNCSCELLGFVKWLSTFPNRTNERMVCDSPRGVAGYSLLSQNPHNPAYRNALHMLTTVCTDDYVTPFITVSMESTTLPPDSTLCGLEDCPSGTEPEDITVSTTENDVQGTPLMKVKEVTNTGATITVQIPHPYKKMYILVLYNNSFFTDIQNLKDIKEDIELKNLKPHTNYTYCVASIRNSLRHNHTCLIVSTSPRIGNDPVVNNATATHYIMTILGCLFSMVIFLGIVYYCLRRKRQQDEKRRKSGSLKKNIMELKYGQELEGGTISRMSQKQLLAGESMARMPYLPSEMEQYKFQEISETPKMMKGNYMDVRSMDHHERRECDMGMAGNSQGSVAEISTIAKEVDKVNQIINNCIDALKSESTSFQGVKSGAVSTAEPQLVLISEHPQSKSGLLSPVYKDSYHHSLQRHRSSDVSPKRPSTATSGPMRSPRPYRSDSKYIEKTSPTGESIITVTPATAILRAEADKILQYSDHRHSYPDAQIEELEGPDSHKLLEPLTHSHSRDLAYSQMSSHYHNLSYSSSPEYYCKPSHSIWERFRLHRKRHKDEEYMAAGHALRKKVQFAKDEDLHDILDYWKGVSAQNKS